GTGACTTTAGCATAATTACAGGTTTTTTTATGCAACATTTAGAAAAATCACAAGCAAAAAAAATAATTTCAGAATACAGCTAACAAAAGAGACTTTCGGTTGTATATACCATTCAGGATTTAAAAATTCTACTTTTAGTCCGTACATTTGATTATTATGCAAGCATATCATCTAAAATTCAATCAAAATATCCCTATTTCGTTAAGTGCGGCCTGGGACTTCTTTTCATCTCCTTTGAATTTGCAAAAGATTACGCCACCCGAAATGGCATTTAAAGTTACATCAGGATTAAAGGCTGAGGATAAAATGTATGCCGGCATGATCATAACTTATAAAGTATCGCCAATGCTTGGTATAAAAATGGACTGGATGACAGAAATCACCCATGTAGAACATGAACAATACTTTATTGATGAGCAGCGCTTCGGGCCTTATCAATTTTGGCACCATCAACATCATTTTAAAGAAATACCGGGAGGAGTAGAAATGAATGACATACTAACCTATGGGATGCCAGTAGGCATCATTGGCCGCGCGGTAAATAAAATTTATGTCGCCAACAAAATCCAGCAAATATTTAACTACCGCACAAAAAAGGTAATTGAACTTTTCGGCAGTATTTAAAGAGACTAAGAACGGTACTCAGAACCTTGTACAATTCCTCTCCGCTCAATCTCCTTATCAATATAGGTTTGAATGGACGATTTATTTAGCCCCCAATTGGGTGCAATCAGCAAATCCCAGTCAGAAATCCCGAACAAACGTTGAATTACAATATCCGGGCGTAATAATGGAATCAGTTTGCAAAGCAAATCAGTATATTCTTCTAAACTGAATAGCTTAAAAGGCTCCTTTTTAAATTTAACACCCATAATAGATCCCTCAACAATATGAAGGTGATGAAATTTAACGAACTTAATCTGCGGAAACCTGTTAATTTCATGTACATAACCCAACATCATTTCTTCTGTTTCCCAGGGAAAACCAAAAATGGTATGCACACATAGGTCAAGTTTACTGTTTGCAAGCAACTCAACTGCAGCAACAAATTCACCGTGACTACAACCCCTGTTGATCTGGTTTAATGTTTCATCATAAATAGACTCCATACCCATTTCCAAATCCACATCAAACCGATCCGTATAACTTTCCAACAGCGCAACTTTTTCGGCATCTATACAATCCGGACGGGTACCTACAGAAAAGCCAACTACATCTTCGGTATTGATGGACAAAGCTTCGTCATACATCATTTTCAAATAATGTGTGGGCGCATAAGTATTGGTATTGGGCTGAAAGTAAACAATAAATTTATCAGCTTTATAAAACCGCTTGCCACGCTCCATTCCCTGTTCCAGTTGTTCACGGATGGTAGGTAGTTTACGGGAAAGCTCGGGTGTAAAAGAATCTACATTACAATAGGTACAGCCACCATAGCCTTTACTTCCATCGCGGTTAGGACAGGTAAAGCCTCCGTCAACAATGGTTTTAAACACACGCTGTCCCTTGTACTTCTCTTTTAGATGTGTACCGTAATTGTTGTAGCCTTTAATGCCTGAATCTAATAGTGTGCCCAATTGCTTTTCTTTTCTGCAAAAATACAGCTTTAAAAATAAATATTGGCAACAATGTCCTGTTTACTCGCCTGGCAACAATTCCTCTTTCTGGCGGGTAAGGTAATAAACAGGAATTCCGGCAAGCATAATGGCTACACCCCACCCACAGGTCTCTCTTTTATAAATCAATAAAGCTATGCAAAATGCTGTAGCAATAATAAGGTATAAAGCAGGTAAAAATGGGTATCCAAATGCCTTATACGGGCGCTCGGCATTTGGCATCTTACGACGTAGAATAAAAATACCATAAATGGTTAAAATGTAAAATATCATTACCACTATAACTACAAAGTCAAGCAAATCACCATACCTTCCAGTCAAACATAAAGCAGATGCCCATGCGCCCTGCACCCATAGTGCCCATTCAGGCACATCAAAACGGTTCAACACGCCGGCCTTTTTAAAAAACAAGCCATCCTTGGCCATGGTGTAATATACCCGTGCACCAGCCATAATTAATCCGTTGTTACAGGCAAAAGTAGAGATCATAATCATCACAGCGATAATAATGGTCCCCGCTTCCCCAAAAATATATTGTGCCGCAACCACAGCCACCCGGTCAGATTTTGCTGTTGTTATGGAATCCAGAGGCAATACAGCCAGGTACATCAGGTTGGCTAAAATATAAATCACACTGACTATAAATGTACCGAAGAACAAACTCAAACCTACATTACGCTGTGGATTTTTAATTTCACCGGCAATGAAAGTCACGCCCGTCCAGGCATCAGCAGAGAATACAGAACCCACCATTGCCGCAGCAATTCCGGAAAGCAAAGCAGAGCCTCCAATTGATGTCCAT
The Pedobacter sp. MC2016-14 DNA segment above includes these coding regions:
- a CDS encoding TIGR01212 family radical SAM protein (This family includes YhcC from E. coli K-12, an uncharacterized radical SAM protein.), producing the protein MGTLLDSGIKGYNNYGTHLKEKYKGQRVFKTIVDGGFTCPNRDGSKGYGGCTYCNVDSFTPELSRKLPTIREQLEQGMERGKRFYKADKFIVYFQPNTNTYAPTHYLKMMYDEALSINTEDVVGFSVGTRPDCIDAEKVALLESYTDRFDVDLEMGMESIYDETLNQINRGCSHGEFVAAVELLANSKLDLCVHTIFGFPWETEEMMLGYVHEINRFPQIKFVKFHHLHIVEGSIMGVKFKKEPFKLFSLEEYTDLLCKLIPLLRPDIVIQRLFGISDWDLLIAPNWGLNKSSIQTYIDKEIERRGIVQGSEYRS
- a CDS encoding SRPBCC family protein, translating into MQAYHLKFNQNIPISLSAAWDFFSSPLNLQKITPPEMAFKVTSGLKAEDKMYAGMIITYKVSPMLGIKMDWMTEITHVEHEQYFIDEQRFGPYQFWHHQHHFKEIPGGVEMNDILTYGMPVGIIGRAVNKIYVANKIQQIFNYRTKKVIELFGSI
- a CDS encoding APC family permease is translated as MNTENQGHSFKRELGLLDGTMLVVGSMIGSGIFIVSSDIARQVGSAGWLILIWVLTGIITVIAAVSYGELSAMFPKAGGQYVYLKESYNKLIAFLYGWSLFAVIQTGTIAAVGVAFSKFAAYLYEPFSENNILWQNGDFKLHAAQLVSIVTIVLLTYVNSRGVKNGKLLQTFLTIIKILSLLGLVVFGLLLGAKAEIWNANWVNVWSPRSFNLETMQWTSIGGSALLSGIAAAMVGSVFSADAWTGVTFIAGEIKNPQRNVGLSLFFGTFIVSVIYILANLMYLAVLPLDSITTAKSDRVAVVAAQYIFGEAGTIIIAVMIMISTFACNNGLIMAGARVYYTMAKDGLFFKKAGVLNRFDVPEWALWVQGAWASALCLTGRYGDLLDFVVIVVMIFYILTIYGIFILRRKMPNAERPYKAFGYPFLPALYLIIATAFCIALLIYKRETCGWGVAIMLAGIPVYYLTRQKEELLPGE